The genomic DNA ccgctcagctgattgtggcagtggtattccccctccccccaatcagctgtgccggcaggactccctgaagctgcactgccgactcagctgatcggggataacttcccttgccacgatcagcttatggctgctgaGGTCTGACTTTAGATCCCTGCAGCAGCATAgatcggtggttcccaaccctgtcctggaggaccaccaggccaatcaggttttcaggctagacctaatgaatatgcatgacagagttTTGCCTATAAttgaagtgagaggcatgcaaatttgctccatgcatattcattagggctatcctgaaaacccaattggcctggtggtcctccaggacaggattgggaatcactggcatagataggcagctgaaatataggccagggttttacgggcctacatttcagctaccTATCTTGCCATGAATCGTGActaggtagccgctttagcccgcctaacaccacttctggtgtTGGCCACGCATACTTTGGCATTCTGTGGCCTAAAGTAGCTACCTAACACTGTGCAggtctcttgcccccccccccttcctccttaatcGCCGCCGCCaccggggatcccatgccctcctttctGCATTCCCCCCTCTGCTGAAGCTAACCCaaaaaggcttccctctgatgtcagagctgacatcagagggaagtttTCAGGGTCAGCAGGAGATCCCTGTTACCACCTTCAGGACTGCTCCTTCCAGCCTTCAGCCACATAGGGATGCGTAGTGGGCAGCGGCTTTTgcacgctgcatgtggctgacccggaagccttctctccaacatcagagctgacgtcagagggaaggcttgtgggtcagccatgtgaAGCATGTAAAAGACGCAGGTTCCCTGTGCTGCTgaagggcaggaaggagcagccaaACTGGACGGCCCTGAATGGAGCGAGCGCATtgtagcaagtaagggagagaggggacatgattgtgggacaaagggagaaggaggggaggaatttgggacaaaggctggaaggcaggaaggggGACATGAGCATGGGAcacagatgggagggaggaaggacgcaCTAGCAGGACAAATGGGTATGAGtgtatgagtgagagggaaagatggtgacatggggaaaggaagaaagaagaaaatttttgggcagagagagagagagagagaggtagagaagcATGGgtaagagaaggatgagagggagaaatgttggatatgatggtggagagggaacagagtgacaaattgaaggggatgcaagggggagagatgtggcatagtgctggagaggggtgatagtaGAAATGGGCATGGGCTGGTGGgctgtggtgaaaaatgctgcacatgatccaggggatgaggagggagaaatgttggatgtggcagtagaggggatgggagagatgcaccatgggtctctctctctctttcctcactccctttgcagcaaggaagGAAATGATAGAAAGACAGATGAACAgtgagggagacatgttgccaatgggggtggaggagagaggaagaaaagtggaCTTGTggatggacagagagagatgttggttggggaagggaatgaggtctggaggagaagcgtgcaggaggcagaaaaaaaaaagaaatattggatgcacagtctgaaggaagtgcaaccagagactcgtgaaatcaccagacaacaaaggtaggaaaaatgattttattttcaatttaatgatcaaaatgtgtaagttttgagaatttatatctgctgtctgtattttgcactatatttgtctatttttctatagttggtactgaggtgacattgcaaacgagtattttaaagtcatctgccttgacctctttgaaaaaaaaaccctaaatataaataacattttcttTATGTAGTgtagattattattttttttttattttgtggtttccATTATACgttgttaagattatattgtgtgtatatgaaaaatggatagaagaaattgcattacgaTTAGTACTAttttattatgggggtgggatcgGAGCAGAGCTTGAGCAGgccaggggcagagcttgggtgggggtactcagttgatatttgttagacttaggggttagttgagaaactctggtttagagcagtggttctcagccAGTGTGTACCCAAGAGGTGGAAGTTATGTCCCTTAAAATATATATAGCTTGTCCCTATTTCTGCTTAACTACTCTGCTGCCATTGGTCCCCAGTAGCCATGGTGCAGGTCTGCTGTCCATATGTTCTGTTTGCTACATAGTTTGACCATTAGTTACTTCAGGGTATTTAGCAGTAGAGGGATTCTGGTGTTGAGGTGACACCAGAATTTGAAAATATATGTTATGTATGATAAGCTGTATAAACTCTAGAATGGATAAAAGTTTCTTAACGGTAAGGTGGTTATGAATTTgtctactacacttctccctccctattcactgtgataggggattaacagacccgcaaatacagaaaaaccgtgaataactttttcatatgtttttcgctgttttctattaaaaaccatcatgaatatggtgaaatcgtgaataacatggtgggagacctggccttttcctgaaggagaggcaaaacacggtgaagaaaatgctgggaatcggcgattttctctgtaaacgcttggaatcagagatttctctatgcaggctgatgtaatttgggggaggagccagcaagctaaaaaccgtgactaatcaaaaccgcaattgctgaaaccgcgaatacggagggagaaatgtagatAGGAAAACTACATGCAACTCATCAGTCCCAGAGTTCTCATTGATAAAATGAAGAtcaaaacttttgaaaacaaatTCTATTTAAGAATATTTTACGAGTCTATATTTCATCATTTTTAACAATgaaatattttgaatttttattcAGCTATGagttttaccccctcccccctacctccttttactaagccatggtagaggtttcaacCGCAGCTCGGAGCACTAagtgcttcaacgctcatagaattgctatgattgtcagagcatttagtggcCTGGGCtccggtagaaacttctaccgttgcttagtaaaaaaagggccTTGGTGTTCAGTGTCGCACAGTTGGCAGATAGTGTTCATATGTGTCACAACAAAAGAATGGTTGAAAACCActgacttagagggaacagtggttggGAAAATTTCTGTTAGCATAGGGCAGATCCCATTCAAACatacccccttccccttttactaaaccacaataagaGGGGTTTTTCcacggcccagagcgctaaatgctccaacactcatagatttcctatgggCAGTGGGAGTATTTAGCGCCctaggctgcggtagaaacctctaccacagctgagtaaaagagggccatagtaaaCAAATATTATCTGTCCAGTAATCAATATTGCATGTTGAATCTTGGCAATAACATCAAAAAGGttaacaaaaaaaattcaaaaatcttttacataaatataatttttttgttgctAGGAGACCCTATGCTAGGAGAACTCAGTCCACTCCACCCATCACCACTAATGTCATCACTGGCCTCCTTTATTTCATTAATCTCTACATTATTTTGCTCAAAAAGCATTCATTAGTTGAATCTTCTGGACCTCTAGTTCACTACAGGTCCAGAGGATCTCCtatcaaaaaaattattttttatgtaaAAAATTTTGAATTGTTACTTGTTAAACCTTTGTGATGTTATTGCTGAGATTCAACACGAAACATTGATTGGTGGAcattatccccctttttacaaaaccgcgctagcgtttttagcactggccacagcgGTAATGGCTCcaacgctcatggaattcctgtgagcattggagttGTTACCACCGCGACCAgagttaaaaatgctagcgcagttttgtaaaaggggggttatgtTTGTTACTGGGCTCATTGAGTAAATATTATGAACTTAATTAACTAGGCCTTCCCTATTTCTCAAGAATTGGTGACTTTTTTTTCTGCCAGTTTATTAGTATTGGTTtgcataacatagtaaatgacagcagataaagacttgaacagtccatctagtctgcccaatagttatatccattaaaaatacatgattaaatgaatttgtctcttctttgatatttctgggtcataaactgtaaagtccacctggtattgtcctaggttccaaatgctgaagttgccatccaagctcatttTTTGTTTATTAGTTTTGGTGTTTGAACCAGTTCTGTATGTTTTGTTCTCCAGGATGTGATATGTGGAGCACTGGCTGCCGCCCTCATCATAGCCATGACTTATCCCTTTTGGGACATCACAGACTACCTACTTTTGACCAGTCCTTTCTGCCCTCTCTTCTTCATGGTGGTGCCTTTCCTTATGGGCTATAACTATCCTAAGCTCGACCATTATAGCCCTACCAGAGCAGACACAACCACCATCTTGGGCGTAGCTGCTGGGACAAACATTGGAGACTGGCTGAATTACCAATCTGGAAGAATCTATGAGCCTATTGGATCCCCTCCATTCGTCATTCCTCCAGTAACTATTGACTTGCTAGTGCTGATCCTAGTGAGGTTCCTATTGGGAATGTGTGTTCTTATATTCACACGGCAAGTTGTAAAAAGTCTTTCCCTTGAATTATTATGCTTGTGGCACAAGGTTTCTGTTAAGGATACAGAAGCTAGACATAGTCTGGAAATTGAAGTTCCGTACAAGTTTGTAACATATTCTGCCATTGGCTTCAGTGCTACAGTCGTAGTGCCCTTGATTTGCAAGAGTGTTGGATTATAAATTCTAGTTGTAGAAAACCTGGATATAAATGAGCATGTCAGAGATGCACCTTTCTCTAATGCAAAACACAGCTGTAACATGCGTCTGTCCTGATCTGTTtctattacagtactcccccaaaattcgcaTGGGTTCCGTTCTTGAAATGCCTGCGAATTTGGAAAAACCGCGCATATCAGACGCGGTTTAAAGCATGAGCAGCCAGTTGTCCTGCAGGAAGTTCTTGCAGTTGCATCCCCTCATCACGGCCAGTGACCTAAACCTCTCGCCACGCCTCCCCCTCTCTGGCTCCGGCCCGCACTCTCACCTCGCATGGGGCTCATCTGTCATTCGCGGTTCTCCTTCTGTCAGGATTGATTGAGGAGATGTGAACTTTCCAGCTATTGGCTGCCccgagaggggggagggggaccgCGAATGACTGAGACCGCAAATTCAGAGCTGCAAATTCATGGGAGTATACTGTACACTGGAAACGGAAAGCCTTGCAGAATCACTGTTAAAACTTTGATTTTCAGGTATGTATGGTTTTTTTTCAGCTTGCCGAAGTCATAacttcatttaaatactaatttaGCCAGCCTTCTGAAATACAAACTGCTGCTTTTAAGGATAGTATTAACTTTCTAAATGACTCTGGACCATGTATAAACCAATGGACAAAGATGGGAGAGGgaacagtatttaaaaaaaaatatgacctaTGAACCTGGGAGTCTCGTGCTGGGTCTTGGGCAGAGCTCAAATGAGCAATAAATACAGAGAGCTCTAGTAAGTTCAGGGATTATGGCCATATTTGACATCCTGCATGACCTCTGTTCAATTAGGTCTTCAGGGATTTTGAGAGTGACATATTGACACTGTTGTTCTGGTGTGATAATATGTGTTACACTTTATGCTGCTACTTAAATAGGACAATTGTTCAATTATATTAAAGCTGATGCAGAAATATGGTGGAAGCTTTTCAGTACTAGAAATCTGGTGCAATTAAAATATCAACTGCCTAGCAAATTTTGAGTGGCTACCACCCTAGCTCCAGCAAATTATTCTGCTGGTAGCGCTGGCTTCGGATTTGATcctgtatgcttttttttttttgccctcctTTTTTGAAGGGGGAGGGGCTTCTGTTAATTATTAATGCTTTGGTGAAAGAATAATTAATCCTGCTGCGTCCTACAGACACCCAAGGCCCTCCTCACATGGCTCACCTGCATAATGCTTGTTTTAGTTTTTGCATTTCATAGCACCAGTGACtatattaaccctttcaggaccataaggatcgtaggccaatttttgtggttttgacgacatttttatggtaaaaagggcttgcagatgccaaaaaattgatttttttttgtgaaatatcattatttttatttaaaaaaaaatcacacttctggcttatggacagtgtggcaagtgaatcttctcgtcaatctagcaacgacgctaatgaatgaatgtcggaaccagtttgtttacataaaggcagtatcatatggaatccgtacatatcaaatttagaactgtagactatcccaatcaaaatttataggattttaaagttatgggacaaatatgtcccttggtcctgaaagggttaatggctCCACAACAAAGGTTCTCTAGTGACAAAAATGAAAGGGAACTAGAGCCCACCTCCATTCTGTCCGTAGGTATCCGTTGACATGGCTCAAGAACTGATGGACATTTTTCAGCCTTTTCTTATTGCAGGTCATTTTAAAACAAGGTGCCTACCTGGAACCTCCAAAAAGACTACTTTAAACTTActgcaatggttcccaaacctggcccTGGAggcctgagagagatttgcatgcagtggaggcagtgcatgcacgttcattgtggatattttgaaaacctgactgactggggtagggttaccagatgtccgggaaaacccagacatgtcctctttttaaagaacGTGACCGGGctcccagacagactttccaacaCCCGGCGAGCTCCAGACACATCTGGAGGCCCTCTGAACATGCGCGTCTGACGTCACGCGCATCCATGCATGCTCCGGGCCCTCCAGGCACGACTGGAACTCGTCtgagagaagagaggaggttttgtGGGGATGGGGCTTGGGGACAGAACTTGGGCGGGGCTACAAacggaactgggcagggctggggcagaatgaggcagggtcatgtgtccggggtttcccagagaaaaaatatggtaaccctaggttgggGCGCCTCCAGGACCTGGTTTGGGAAGTACTTGGCCTACCGTATAAGGGCAATATAGGTGACTGTGTGTCCCATAGCCAGCCCAAAAAGTGCACTAAAGCTCATGCATAAATGTACATCTTGTTCTGTAAAAGTTGTACATAAGTGCATGTGCACGTGTATTTTAGGAAATCCAAGCGAGTGTTGCATCTCTTCTGTTTGCTCCACCCatactggttcatagacaaccccgcgaaagacaaaggcgtgcgccgacaactgagcgcaagacggaggcgcgcgccgaagaaaattacagtttttaggggctccaacggggggttttgttggggagcccccccccagtttacttaatagagatcgcgccggcgttgtggggggttgtaacctttcacattttactgtaaacttaactttttccctaaaaacagggaaaaagtgaagttttcagtaaaatgtggggggttacaaccccccaaaccccccacaatgcggcgcgatctctattaagtaaagtgggggggttcccccccacgcccccccccgtcggagccctaaaaacagtaattttctgcggcgcgcacctccgcactgcgctcaattgtctgcatgtGCCTTtttcccggtgcgcttttgacctgacacccccatACTTCACCCCTTCAAATGCCTACACTGATTGCGTAAAAGTAAGCTCACTTTTTCCATgttatgcaattttataaaaaccCTTTTTCAGATGAAAGATAGTGAAAAACCAATTACATTGATCAAGAGAAGTTTTGCTAAATGTAGACCAGCTGCTGCTGTCCTGTATTGAACTAAAGTACCATATAGAGTTGTTTTCAAATAATATTGCAGATactgtatgtaaaaaaaaaaccttgtgtGTATGGCCCATATTGGTATCACACTTCAGGATAGTAACATGCTAAATAATGCAAATGAAAGATGATGTGGTCAACGTAGGACCACTCTAGCAAGTGGTCCGTATCGATCAAATTGGTCATTAGCTAATGGGGCCTACACAagaatgcacacacacacacactacctcATGAGTTGAGCTTGACAAGAAAATTCAAAGTTCAGACAAAAGCAGTATTTCCATCTTAATTGGAAGCAGGGCCACAGCTCTTCTCTTCCCAGAAGTCttttcctttccccttccctGTCCTACACATCTCGTGGCCCATAGAATAGTGATTTGGTGCATGGGCTGTTTGAAGAAGGGAACTGAAGCCCCTATTCTGTCAGGGTGGGGGAATACTTCTCATTAAATCGGTGGAGGGAAAAGATGTATAAATCTGAGGGGGGTAATTCTCTAAAAAAGATTACTACTGTATATGCTTAAATACTTAGAATACTAGCAAATTTGgggccgattctataaatggcgcttaaatCCGCCGGCACCTGAACAAAAAAAGCGCCGGTCCTATGTCAATTATGcgtaggtgccatttacagaattgcactagCAGCGCCTATGTAAACttgtaggcgagggttttaaaggcctatatgttcttatgttcatttcagGCGCCTAGGTTTTTGGTGAATcgtgcttagcagtgcctaactcaTGCTCCGCTCATAGAAACGCCCACTTAcattaggcaccgctaagcgcgttgcaataggcgcctatcacccaattaacatttttttaaaccatttattGAGGCTGTTTAGggcattttgccaattaagttagccGCCTAAGAAGTGCCTCACTTTAGAGACCCTTTATGGAATCAGCCCCTATGTGTATACACGCCAGATATACGCCTATGCATGCTATTCTGATAATATGCAACTCAATGTAAGTATGCACATATGTTCTTTTAACAATACATATTCAATATTTATCCCTACTTCCAACTTTATTTTTACAGCTTTAAAgaacctcagcgacaccactcaaAGCTCAAGTATTTCGTTGCTCCACCCACACTTCACCCCTTtaacagggccggattaaaggacaGGTCTAgtaggcacttgcctagggcccgacATTGTCAGGGGGCTCCGATGGACgatggcgccccccccccccccgtccccgcATCAACAGCAAGATCAGAAGTAAAATCGGCAACGCGGGGGCCCCCATGGCATCTTGCTGTTGATGCCGAGAGGGGGGCATATTGCCAATTATACTTCCGATTTTGCTGTTGATGCTG from Geotrypetes seraphini chromosome 9, aGeoSer1.1, whole genome shotgun sequence includes the following:
- the SGPP2 gene encoding sphingosine-1-phosphate phosphatase 2 isoform X3, which encodes MAALPRYLQQTHLVARFQRCCGLYLSWDAGAKHQHHRASINGDTPAAGTWPGPAQPNGSGSQRKPSGRDHTPRYIVKNYVLYCLFRFAAALGQEIFYITFLPFTYWNIDPYVARRLINVWMYSLEMGLMVAFFLSTLVSLSRIYTGMHTVLDVICGALAAALIIAMTYPFWDITDYLLLTSPFCPLFFMVVPFLMGYNYPKLDHYSPTRADTTTILGVAAGTNIGDWLNYQSGRIYEPIGSPPFVIPPVTIDLLVLILVRFLLGMCVLIFTRQVVKSLSLELLCLWHKVSVKDTEARHSLEIEVPYKFVTYSAIGFSATVVVPLICKSVGL
- the SGPP2 gene encoding sphingosine-1-phosphate phosphatase 2 isoform X2; amino-acid sequence: MAALPRYLQQTHLVARFQRCCGLYLSWDAGAKHQHHRASINGDTPAAGTWPGPAQPNGSGSQRKPSGRVVMYIGQASKDLLKWPRPASPPVVKLETRVDTEYGMPSTHAMAATAISFTFLLATMHRYKYSLEMGLMVAFFLSTLVSLSRIYTGMHTVLDVICGALAAALIIAMTYPFWDITDYLLLTSPFCPLFFMVVPFLMGYNYPKLDHYSPTRADTTTILGVAAGTNIGDWLNYQSGRIYEPIGSPPFVIPPVTIDLLVLILVRFLLGMCVLIFTRQVVKSLSLELLCLWHKVSVKDTEARHSLEIEVPYKFVTYSAIGFSATVVVPLICKSVGL